The genomic DNA GGTTTCGCCTCTGCAACCGTAACGCGCAGTCCAGCGCGGGCCATTGTTTCGGCTGCCATCAGGCCAGCTGGCCCGGCCCCGATAACGAGCGCGTCCATTATCCAGCTCCGGTGGGGGTAGGTGGCAGACCTTTGTGATGCACGACACGTTGCGGGAAAGGAATCTCGATACCCTCAGCCTTGAGCGCGTTCCAGATCAGAAAGAGCACGTCGGAGGTATACTTGTTCTTGCCGTCATCCAAGCCGTTCACCCAAAACTCAACCGCGAATTCTACGCCGCTGTCGCCAAAGGCGCGCAGTTCGCAATCCGGCGGAAACGGTTCATCCAACACCTCGGGATGGGTGGATACGGCTTTTTCCACGATCTCGGGGATGATGTTGATGTCGACGTCATAGCTGACCGAAAAGGGTGCTTCGAACCGATTCGCACTGCCCTGATCGGAATAGTTGACGACACGGGTTGTGATGAAATCCTCGTTCGGGACCACGATCCAACGACCATCGAATGTCTCCAGAATCATCGCGCGGGCCGTGGTCTTGACGATGGTACCTGCCTCGCCGCCGTCCAGCTCGACATAGTCCCCGACGGTCGCCTGACCTTCGAGCAAGAGGATCACGCCAGAGATGAAGTTCGCCGCGATTTTCTGTAGGCCGAACCCAAGGCCGACGCCAATGGCACCACCCAGCACAGCAAGGCTGGTGAGGCTGATGCCCATAATGTTCATCAAAACCAGAAACGCGACGCCAAAAATCGCGATCTCGGCAGCCTTGGCAGCCAATTGACGTGTGGCCGGGCGCATCTCTTCTTGGCCCTGAATGAATTCGCTGGACTGATCATTCGACCAGCGCCCGAACCAAAAGACGACACCGCCGACGATGACACCCTGAATGAGCCACATCAGGTCGAATGACATGTTGCCCAATGGCACGACCGTCGCG from Roseovarius pelagicus includes the following:
- a CDS encoding mechanosensitive ion channel family protein — protein: MDERPEIVDRAIAYATQGWELAEGWLLSPAAWSQFALLIAAYLAAMLVSRKLKPLIRRLLTPADAQQNILARARRFILIFVPLVLPLLAYAFTGIGESITRSLFGSGAVIAFGKRVFLFLAIRILVRDILRDPFLRLLGKFILIPVAALYAVGLLDDLTAQLRATVVPLGNMSFDLMWLIQGVIVGGVVFWFGRWSNDQSSEFIQGQEEMRPATRQLAAKAAEIAIFGVAFLVLMNIMGISLTSLAVLGGAIGVGLGFGLQKIAANFISGVILLLEGQATVGDYVELDGGEAGTIVKTTARAMILETFDGRWIVVPNEDFITTRVVNYSDQGSANRFEAPFSVSYDVDINIIPEIVEKAVSTHPEVLDEPFPPDCELRAFGDSGVEFAVEFWVNGLDDGKNKYTSDVLFLIWNALKAEGIEIPFPQRVVHHKGLPPTPTGAG